DNA sequence from the Sinorhizobium alkalisoli genome:
GCTTACGAGAAGGCGACCGGCAAGCCGGTCTCGACCTTCGGCGGCTACGCTCATGATGCGTTGCGCATCCTCGTCGATGCGATCACCCGCGCGGGCAGCGCCGAGCCGTCGGATATCCGCGGTGCGATCGAGGCGACGAAAGGTTTTGTCGGCACCACAGGCATCGTCACCATGACGGCCGAGGATCATCTCGGTCTCGACCTCTCGGCTTTCCGCATGCTTGAGATCGAAAAGGGCGGCTGGAAGATCGTCGAGTAATCGAGCCCTCCGGCCCGCGCCACGAGGGTGCAGGCCGGAGGAAACGTCGTGCCAAGCGGAGGCATCCATGCCTGAACTGCTGCAATTTCTTCTCTCCGGGATCACGGTCGGCGCGGTCTATGCGCTGGTCGCCCTCGGCTTCACGATCATCTACAACGCCTCCGACGTCGTGAACTTCGCCCAGGGCGAATTCGTCATGCTCGGCGGCATGATCACCTTTTTCGCGCACGCCGCCGGCCTGCCGCTGCCGCTCGCCGCGCTCATCGCCATCATTGCGACGGCCGCGATCGGAGTCGCGCTCAACAAGCTGGCGATCGAGCCCGCCCGCGGCGCGCCCGTCGTCTCGCTGATCATCATCACCATCGGCGCGTCCATCTTCATTCGCGGCGCGACGCAGCTCGTTTTCGACAAGCAGCTCCACCGCTTCCCGGCCTTTTCCGGCGACCAGCCGATCCTGATCGGCGGCGCGACCATCCTGCCGCAGAGCCTCTGGGTGATTGCCGGCGCGCTCGCCATCTTCTTCTGTCTTCGGCTGTTCTTCACGCGCACGCTGATCGGCCGCGCGGTGCTGGCGACGGCGAACAACCGCATCGCCGCCCAGCTCGTCGGCATCAACACCAACTATGTGATGACGCTCTCCTTCGCGATGTCCGCCGCCATCGGCGCGCTCGCCGGCGTGCTGGTGACGCCGATCACGCTGACCGGCTACGACGTCGGCCTCGCCCTGGCGCTGAAAGGTTTCGCCGCCGCCATGCTCGGCGGTATGGGTAATCCCAAGGGAGCGCTCGTCGGAGGCCTGCTGCTCGGCGTTCTGGAAGCGATGACGGCCGGTTACATCAGCTCGCAATATAAGGATGCAGCCGCCTTTGTCGTCATCCTTGCGGTGCTCTTCGCCATGCCGCAGGGCCTTTTTGGCCGCAAGTCGACGGATCGGGTGTGATCATGCGGTTCTCCAGCAAGGCAACAACGCTTCTCATCCTCGTCGCGGTCATCGCCATCGCGCCGTTCTTCTTTCCGTCCTCCTATTATTTCCGTGTCGGTTCGCTGATCTTCGTCAACGGCCTTGCGGTGACGGGCCTTGTCGTCCTCATCGGCTATGCCGGCCAGATCAGCCTGGGACATGCGGGTTTCGCCGGCATTGGAGCCTATGCCTGCGCGCTGGCCCCAGTTCATCTCGGCCTGCATCCGGCGCTCGCCGCCGTGTTAGGCGCGGCTCTCTCCGCCACAATCGCCTTCCTTGTCGGCCGACCAATCCTGCGGCTCAAGGGCTACTATCTCGCCGTCGCCAGCCTAGGATTCGGTATCCTCGTCTCCATGGTGCTGTCCAACGAGGCGCAACTGACCGGCGGGCCTGACGGTATGGCGGTGCCGGACCTCGGCCTTCGCGCCCTCCTGAAGGCCGTGGGCATCGATCTCTCCAATACGGAGTTCTGGTACGCCTTCTCTGCTGTCGTGCTGGTGCTCGGCGCGTGGCTGGCGCTCAATCTCTATCACAGTCCGACCGGCCGGGCGCTGCGCGCTCTGCACGGTTCGGAGATCGCGGCCCGCACCGTCGGCGTCGATGTCGCGCATTACAAGCTCGTCGCCTTCGTGCTTTCGGCCGTCTATGCTTCGGTGTCCGGCTCGCTGCTGGCGCTGCAGAACAAGTTCATCACGCCGGATGTCGCAGGCTTCATGCATTCGATCGAGATGGTCACGATGACGGTGCTCGGCGGGGCGGGGTCGGTGCTCGGGGCCATCCTCGGTGCGGTGATCCTGACGACGCTGCCGCAGGTGCTGACGATCTTCCAGGAGTATGAACAGCTCATGCTCGGCCTCGTCATGATGCTCGTCATGATCTTCATGCGCCAGGGCCTTTTGCCCTCTATCGCGCGCAGCGTCCGGGGGAGGGGAGAATGAGCCTGCTTCAGATCGAAGGTTTGGGAATCGACTTCGGCGGCCTTCGCGCCGTCAATGATGTCGGCTTTTCGTTGAAACCCGGCGAGATCGTCTCCGTCATCGGCCCGAACGGAGCCGGCAAGACGACGCTTTTCAACATGATCTCCGGCGTCTACGCCCCGGGGCGCGGCCGGGTCGTTCTGGAGGGCGAGGACGTCACCCGCATGCCGCCGCATCTGCTCGCTCGCCGCGGCCTGTCGCGCACGTTCCAGAATTTGCAGATCTTTCAGTCGATGAGCGTTCTGGAAAACGCCATTGCCGGCCATCACCTGCATGAGCGCGGCTCGGTCTTCGCCGATCTCTTCTCGCTTCCCGCCTCGCGTCGCCGCAGCAAGGCGTCGGAGGAAAGCGCCCGCGTGCTGCTCGCGCGCGTCGGCCTCGGCCGCGCCGCCGAGCAGGAGGCCGGCTCGCTCTCCTATGGCGCGCTCAAGCGGCTGGAGATCGCACGCGCGCTGGCGCTGAAACCGCGCGTCCTGCTGCTCGACGAACCTGCCGCCGGCTGCAACGCCGTCGAGACGGAGGAGATCGATCATCTGATCGCCAAGGTAGCGGCTGAGGGCGTGTCGATCCTGTTGGTAGAACACGACATGAAAATGGTCATGCGCATTTCCAACCATATCGTGGTGCTCGATCACGGCGAGAAGATTGCCGAGGGCGAACCGGCGGCGATCGCCCGCAATCCGCGTGTCATTGAGGCCTATCTGGGTGCCCAGGCGACGGAGGTCCAAAATGCTGACGGTTGAGGGACTGCGCTCGCGCTACGGTCGCATCGAGGTATTGCACGGCATCGACCTCGATGTCGCCTCCGGCGAAATAGTCACGGTGATCGGCGCGAACGGCGCAGGCAAGACGACGCTGCTCAAGTGCCTGTCCGGCATCCAGCCGGTTTCGGCGGGCTCCATTGTCTTCCGCGGCGAGGCGATGACCACAGTGCCGGCGCATCGCCGCGTGCAGCGGGGCCTCGCTCAGTCGCCCGAGGGACGGCAGATTTTCACGAACCTGACGGTGGAGGAAAATCTCCGTCTCGGCGCGTATCTCTTCGCCGATGACAAGGTGGACCGCGATATGCAGGACGCCTTTGCCATGTTCCCCATTCTAAAGGAGAAGCGCAACCTTGCGGCCGGCGGCCTTTCGGGCGGCCAACAGCAGATGCTGGCGATTGCCCGCGCACTGATGGCGCGCCCCTCCTGCCTGTTGCTCGACGAGCCGAGCATGGGCCTCGCCCCTATCCTCGTCGCTCAGATCTTCGACGTGGTGAGAAGCATGAAGGCGCTCGGCGTCACTGTGCTTCTCGTGGAGCAGAACGCCTTTGGCGCGCTCTCGGTCGCCGACCGGGGCTATGTCATGGAGACGGGGCGCATCACCATGTCCGGCCCCGCCGCCGGATTGATTGCGGATGAGCGCATCCGCGCCGCTTACCTGGGAATATGAGACCATGACCATCACTATCGTCCGCGAAGACGCCATCGCCGTCGTCACCGTCGAAAATCCGCCCGTCAATGCCCTGTCCCAGGCGCTGCGACAGGCGCTCGTCGATGCCGTGGCGGAACTGGATGCGGATGCCGCGGTGAAGGCCGTCGTGCTGATCTGCGCCGGCCGCACCTTCATCGCCGGCGCTGATGTCAGCGAATTCGGCAAGCCGCCGCAACCGCCGCATCTGCCTGACGTGGTGGCCAGCATCGAGTCCGCAAAAAAGCCATGGGTCGCGGCGATCCATGGCAGCGCTCTCGGAGGCGGACTGGAAGTGGCGCTAGGCTGCGCCTGGCGCGTGGCGGTTCCCTCCGCCAGCCTCGGCCTGCCGGAGGTCAAGCTTGGCATCATCCCCGGCGCCGGCGGCACCGTTCGCCTGCCGCGGCTGATCGGCCCCGCCGCCGCCGTCGATCTGGTGACGAGCGGCAGCCCGGTCGGCGCCAAGAAGGCGCGGGAGCTCGGCCTCGTCGATGCGGTGCTTGAGGGCGACCTTCCCACTGGTGCGATTGCCTTCGCAACCGAAGTCGCTGAAAAATCCTCGCCGCCGCCCATCTCCGACCGCGTCGTGCCGGCGGTCGAAGCCGGTTTCTGGGAAAACGCGGAAAAGGCAGTCGCCGCCAAGGCAAAGCGCGAAGTAGCGCCACTCCAGGCCCTCGCCGCCCTGCGCAAGGCGAGCGAGACGGATTTCGCCAGCGCCATGGAATTCGAGCGCGAGACCTTTCTCGAACTGCGCGGCTCGGCGCAGGCGGCAGCGCTGCGCCATGTCTTCTTCGCCGAGCGCGCCGCGCCGCGCCCGCCGGAGCTTGCTGGGATCACGCCGCGTGACATTCGTTCGGCCGCCGTCATCGGCGGAGGGACGATGGGCGCCGGTATCGCCGCGGCGCTCCGCGATGCCGGCCTCCCGGTCGTGCTGATCGAGCGCGATAAGGTGGCGGTCGAGCGCGGGCTTGCCAATGTGCGGGCCATCTACGAGGGCTCCGTGAAGCGCGGCCGTATCACGCAGTCCGTTGCAGATGAACGGATGGACGGCATCATCGGCGGCGATGACTACGGCCTGCTCGGCGACACGGATCTCGTCATCGAAGCCGTCTTCGAGGATCTTGCCGTCAAGCGCGCCGTCTTCGAGAAGCTCTCTTTGGTCTGCCGGGCGGATGCGGTGGTGGCCACTAACACCTCCTATCTCGATCCGGGCGCAATCAGCGAGGGCGTGAGTCATCCGGAACGCTTCCTCGGGCTGCATTTCTTTAGCCCGGCCCATATCATGAAGCTGCTGGAGATCGTGCCGACGAAAAGGACAGCGCCGGAGGTACTCGCGACCGGTTTTGCGCTCGCGCGCCTGCTCGGAAAAGTCCCCGTCCGGGCCGGCATCTGCGATGGTTTCATCGGCAACCGCATCTTGAAGGTAACGCGTGCTCAGGCCGAGCGGCTACTGCTTTCCGGCGCGACTCCCTCGACCGTCGATGGCGCCATGCGCGCCTTCGGCCTGCCGATGGGGCCGTTCGAGGCGCAGGACCTCGGCGGTCTCGACATCGCCGCCTTCCAGCGCAAGGCCGCGCGCGAGCGCGGTGAGGCGCCCTTTGCGCCTGTGGCCGACCGGCTTTGCGCGCTCGGACGCTTAGGCCAGAAGAGCGGCGGCGGCTGGTATGATTACCAGCCCGGCGACCGTGCGCCAAAGCCATCTGAAAGCGTGGCGGCGATCATCGCCGAAGAGGCCGCCGGCCGACCGCAGCGGGTCTGGGACGACGCGGCGATTGCGGATGCGATCCTCCTGCCAATGGTCAACGAGGCGACGCGCATTCTGGAGGAGCGTGTGGCGCTGCGCGCTGCCGACATCGATCTCGTGAAGATCCACGGTTATGGGTTTCCGCGCTGGCGGGGCGGACCGATGCATTATGCGGAGGCCCGCGGCCTCGACAAGGTCGTCGACGCGCTGCGGGCACTGTCGAGCGAGGGGCTGGCCGACCCGCCCTGCGAAGCCCTGCGCCGCGCGGCGCAAGCGGGCCGCTTCTCAGCGCTCGCCGAGTAGAACCCGATAGGCAAGCGCCGCGGACTGTGGTGAGATAGATTGGAGAAAGAGGCATTCTGCTGGAGCCGGGGAGGGCGCGATGCAATCGCTGATGACGCCGAGGCACAAGCCAGTGCCGGTCGAAATTCTCGAATCGGAGATCAGGCGGGTCTGCGGCTCGTTTGATCTGGAGCCGATGCGGCGAACGGGCGTCGTCAATGGCGACGTCATCACGCGGCGGATCGGTCCCTTCGATACGGCGATCGTCGCGCTCGATGCCTCCGAGGTTGCGCGCAGCCCCCGCTCCATCCGGCAGGACCCCGGTGAATATTTCTTCCTGCTGGTGCAGGATGCCGGCCAGTGCCGCGTCGAGCAGGGCGATCGGGTGGCCGAGCTTTCGCCCGGCGACATGTTCCTTGTCGATTCAGTGAAACCTTCCACTTTCTTCTATAGGGGTGAGCGTTCGAACCAGGTCTCGCTGCACATTCGGCGTGAGGAGATGATGCACCGCTTCGGCCATGCCTGCGCTGGCGGCCTGTCCGTTTCGCGCGACGACCCGCTCTGGCTCGCCATGCGCGCCGTCATCGCAAAAATGTTGCTGGAGGAGGGCGCGCAGGCGCAGCTTGGCGAGGCCCTTCTCTGTCTCTTGGGCGCTTACCTGCATTCCAACCGTGTCAGCGGCGCGCGCGCCGAAACCCTGCTTTCCCGTGCGCTGGCGATGATCGACCGGCATCGTGCGGATCCGACCTTCGGCCCGCACGAACTCGCTGCCCGCCTCAATGTCTCGGAGCGCATGTTGCAGCGGCATTTCCGTCCGCTGGGCGAGACGCCCGGTCACAGGCTGCTCAATCGCCGGTTGGACCTTGCCCATTCGCGGCTTTCCGCGCGCAAGGGGGAGCAAGTGGCGGAAGGCGTCACCGCAGTCGCCTTCGACTGCGGCTTTAACGATCTTTCCTATTTCTACCGCGAGTTCCGCAAGAAATACGGCACCACGCCGGGCGCGGTCGCGCGCTGCCAGTGACGCTTTTTATCAGGACGGCCCCGGGGTGCATGACAAGAAGGACTAAGCGACTTGCCACGACCAACTCTCGAAAGAGCCCCGGGCTTAGAGCCCGGGGCTAAACCGTGTGTGTTTGGTTGGGAGAAGTGATTGATGCACACACGTGTGAGGGACCGGTTCACTCCACGCCACCTTGCGGGCGGCTGAGATAGGTAATCAGATCTCTGATTTCCTGATCATTCTTCAAGCCGGCGAAACCCATCCTCGTCCCGGGGACAGCCTTCTTGGGAGAATGCAGGAACGTTGCCAGGGAGTTTTCATCCCAAACTCTTCCACCCTCGGCATATTTCGTAAGAGCGCTGGAGTATTTAAACGTACTCACACTTGCGATTGGTCGGCCCACGATACCGCGGAGGTACGGACCGACTGCGTGGCGCTCTTGATCGAGAAGGTGGCAAGCCGCGCATCGACCGAATACCTTCTTGCCCGTTACGGGATCGCCGTCGGCGGCAACACCGGGCTGTGCCGTTGCTGACGAAACGATCGCCAAGGAGAAAAGAAACTTCCACATTTCACTCATCCACGAAGTTCTTATGCGGTGTGCCTGTCGCATCAGTATTTTCCGAACGAGTACATATCGGCCTTGATTACCCACGCGCCGTTCTCCTTTGTCCAGAGGAAGAGCGAACGAACGGTGGTTGGCGCTGATGGCTTGTCCTTGGACGGGAGCGTCCACAGCACCCAAGTACCAATTGGTCCGTTCTCCGATGGAATGATACGTTCGATAGCGAGATGCGCTTCAGGGAAGGCGGTGATCAAACTTTGCACCAGCGGCTTGGCTTCCGCACGGCCGTCGGCTGGGTCGGTGAGCTCCTCGCCGGCGATCAGGATGTCCTGAGCATAAAGGTTATCAACGAGGCCCGTTGCATCACCTGCATTCCAGTACCTCTCAAGCGCTTGCAGCCTTTCGCCCATGATCGATTCCGCGGTTGTTTCGGCGGCTTCCACGCTCGCGCCGAAGCAGCCAATTAGAAACGCAATGGCAATCGTTTTCCTATAAGACATGGTCTCCTCCCTTTATGCCTTGTTGAGGGCGTTGATAACCGTGTGGGCGACATGGCTGCCGCGTTCGATCGCGCCGTCGATGAAGCCCCGCCAGCCGTTCGCGCTGTCGGCGCTTGCGAAGTGAACGAGTCCTTCCGCGGTCTGCAGCGCCGCGAGGGCGTTGGTAAACTGACCTTTGCGGTAGAAGCACCAAGTTCCGCCGATGTATTCGTCCTCCGCCCACGGAAAGCCGGCAATATCGAGCACTTTCGCGCCGGGAATGAACTGATTTACGTACGGCGTGAGGACAGTTGGATCGAGAAGATCAAGTTCCGTTGGCGCACCGAAAGCGACCAACGTGGTGCGGTCTCCTTCCGCGTACTCCGTCCAGAACATGCTTAGCGGGAAGGGGTAGGGGGCGGAGGCGAGATAGTTCCCAATGTTCTTGTCAATGGTGAAGTAGAATTTGACACCTTTGCCGGTATGCCCTTCCTTCGACGCCGCGATTTTGGCGGGCATCAACGGAGGGTCGAACTCGACGTTCTTCAGGGTGTTCATTGGGACTGTCGAAATGACGCGCTTCGCCTGGAAGGTTTCTCCATTTTCGACCGTTACGAAGACTGCATCCGCATTTTGGGTGACCCTCTTAACTGCGGTCGAAAGCCTCACTTCCGGCTTGCCATCTTCAATTAACTTTTTGATGAGGCCCGCAGTACCTTCCTTGATCTTGTAGTGGCCACAGCGATCCCACAGAAGTCCCACATTAAAGTCGCCGAGAGAGTACCATTTCAGCATGTCGACAAATCCGGCGAGCGCCGGGTCATTGTGACAGCAGATGGCGACCCAGGAATTGAGCATCGCCTTCTCTTCTTCGGTCGCATCGATCTGGGCGATGCGGTCGAGGCAGGTCATGCCGTCGTATTGTTTCCAGCTTTCCGTAGCAAACGGCGCGTGCGCTTGCGGGAAGATGGTCATTCCGCCCATGCCGTCGACGTCACAGAACTTCTGCATCGCGGCTACGAATATTTCGAGATAGACGTTCGCCGGCTCGGTACGTACTTTGCCGTCTACCATCCACGCGGCTTTGTCAGGGACCGCGCCGGCGCTTTCCTTGACACCGAGCCCATAGCGGGTCATTTCCGCCCATACGTGGGGCTGGCACCAATGAACCCAGGTGCCACCAAACTCTGTCGGATGATTGTTGAACTCGCCCGTATGGGTTCGTCCGCCAAGAATCGGCCTTGCTTCGAGGAGCAAGGTCTTCAGGCTGGCGTTGCCTAGTTCGCGGGCGGCGGTACAACCGGCGAAGCCGCCTCCAATGACGATCACGTCGAAACCGCTGTCCTCAGCTTCCGCAGGTCGCGTCGAAGTGAGTAGGGGCGCCGCGGCAATGAGACCGCCTCCCGCCTTGATAAGCCCACGGCGGCTGATGATGTTGTCTTGCGCTTTGGTCATGGCTTCCTCCCGTGCTGCAAGCGCCTTATGGGCGCGAAAAGCGTATTCCGGCTGCAGCCTGCTGCTGCTCCGATTCAATTCGTCAGAGGCGGACGCACGAAGGAGACGAGGTTCTTCTCTCCTCAGTGTTGTTCCCGTTGCGTTTTCGTGTTATCGGTCGTTTGACCTATTTTGTGTAAATTAGGTCATTCGACCTTTTTTTGTCAACGGTTTTTTCAGCAACATCTGAAAAGGATCGGCAGATGGATGAAACCGCCAGTACGAAGGCCGCGGTGGGACGAACGGGGCATGGCAGTATCCGCGGGATCCGTGAATTCGTGGCGCCCGGCGGACCCGAGCAGGAGGAAGGGGTTTTCTTTGGCGCCGCGGTCGCGAGCACGAAGGGACGAGAGCGGGTCCGGCAGATCCTCGATGAAGCGCTAAACATTATCGTAGCCGACGGGTTCGAGGGCTTGACGCTTCGCTCCGTGGCGCGAGGGGCAAAGATCACCATAGGCAATCTGCAGCACTACTTCGCAACCCATGACGACCTGCTTCGGGCGACCACACGGTACATACTGCACAATTACCTGCAGGAGTACGACCGCCTGGCGGATCTCCATAAGGGCGACGCCTTACATCAGTTCGAGGCGACCATGCGGTTCCTGATCGAAGACTGCAAGGATCCGCGAACAAATGCGATTTTCTTCAGCCTCTGGGCGCTGGCGCAAAGAAATTCTTTTGCGTCCGAGATGATGGATCTCATGTACTGCGACCATCGACAGTCGATCGAGAAGCAACTGGCTGCGATCAACCCCCACATGCCGAAAGACATGCGCCCGATCCGCGCAGCGCTCATTGCCGTTCAGATCGAGGGACTTATGTTGCTCATCGCGGCCAATCGTCCGAAGCACGCTGAACTCCGGGGCATCGAGGAAGAATGCCTGAATCAGATCCTTCGCCTCGCCCACTCTTCAGAATAAGGCGCGGGAATCGTCGCAAGCGGCCGTCACGCAAGCTGTCGCCGGGAGCGGTCGCGCGGTGCCAGTGACGCTTTTGTCCAAAAGGCGGGACGGCGCCGTCCAAGTCTGACGCTCCGCCTGCCTCTATCCTCTGCCGCCAATTGTCCCCGCCGGAGGAGGCGGGCGTTCACGGAGGAGGCGGAAATGATGGAATACAGGGCAACCATCGGCGGCAAGCCGGCGCCCGTCGGCTCGGATTTTGCCGTGCTCAACCCGGCCACGGGCGAGAAGGTCGGCCGCGCGCCGAACATGGGCGAGGCCGAACTGGACGCGGCCGTCGCCGTTGGCAAGGCGGCGTTTGTCTCGTGGTCAGCTCAGAGCGACGAGGCCTTGCAGGCAGCCTGCGCCGCGGTGACCGCAAAGATCGAGGAACACGCGGCGGAACTTGCCGAAATCATAACGCTAGAGCAGGGCAAGCCGCTGAACGGTCTCGGCTCGCGCTGGGAAATTGGGGGCGCCGTCGCGTGGGCCGGCTATACAACCGGGCTCTCGCTTCCGGCCAAAGTGCTGCAGGACAACGCGCAGGGCCGCGTCGAGCTACATCGCAAGCCCCTCGGGGTCATCGGCTCGATCACGCCGTGGAATTTCCCGGTGATGATCGCCATCTGGCATATCCTGCCGGCGCTGCGCACGGGCAACACGGTCGTCGTCAAACCGTCGCCCTACACGCCGCTTTCGACGCTGCGTCTCGTCGAGATCATGAACGAGGTGCTGCCGCCGGGCGTCGTCAATGTGGTGACGGGCGATGACAAGGCGTTCAACCTCGGCGCCGCCATGTCGGGGCATCCGGATATTCGCAAGATCGTCTTCACCGGCTCCTGCGCCACCGGCCAAAAGGTCATGAAGTCCGCGGCGGAGACGATGAAGCGCCTCACGCTGGAAATGGGCGGTAATGATGCCGGGATCGTGCTGCCGGATGCCGATCCCGCGAAGATCGCGGAGGGTCTCTTCTGGGGGGCATTCATCAACAACGGCCAGACCTGCGCGGCGATGAAGCGGCTCTATGTGCACGAGTCTATCCACGACGCGGTGTGCGACGCGCTAGTTGCCTATACCAAAAACATTCCGGTCGGCAACGGCATGGACGAGGCGAGCATCCTCGGGCCGATCCAGAACCGCATGCAGTTCGATAAGGTCTCGCGTCTCGTTGCGGATGCCAAGGCGCGCGGCCAGGTGCTCATCGGCGGCGAACCGGGGGAGGGATTGTTCTTCCCGCCGACTATCATCGCCGGCCTGCGCAATGGGGACGCGCTCGTCGATGAGGAGCAGTTCGGCCCGGCCCTGCCGGTTATCCGCTATTCCGATGTGGAGGAGGCGATCCGGCTTGCCAATGACAGCCCGAACGGGCTCGGCGGCTCGGTCTGGTCGTCCGATAGCGAGGCCGCGAAGAAGGTCGCGAGCCGCATGGCCTGCGGCTCGGTCTGGATTAACAAACACGGCGCCATCCAGCCGAATGCGCCCTTCGGCGGCGTGAAGGCTTCCGGCGTCGGTGTCGAGTTCGCGGAAGAGGGCCTTGCCGAATACACCGATATCCAGGTGGTCTTCGCCTGAAACACCAAAAGAAAGAGGGAACGATCATGAGACTGACGAAACATCTGGCCTCGACGGCCGTGGCGATCGGCTTTGCCGCTTCCGCGGCCGCGGCCCATCCGCTCGACGGGCTGAGCCCGGAAGAATACCAGAAGATCAACGAGATCCTGCGCGCCGAGAAGATCGTCGACGACAACACGCTTTATCCGCTGATCGACCTGAAGGAGCCGACCAAGGCCGACGTCCTCGCTTGGAAGGAAGGCGACAGCCTCGACCGCAAGGCGACGGTCCATTTCACCAGCGCCGACGGCTTCAGCGAGGCGGTCGTCAACATCACCAAGGGCACGGTCGAGAGCAACGAAAAGACTTCCGGCCAGCCGATGGTGCTCTTCACCGAGTTCATGAACGCGATTGAAGGCGCGCTCGGGCACCCGGATATGGTGGCGGGGCTGGCCAAGCGCGGGTTGAAGCCGGAGCAGGCCTTTTGCCTGCCGCTGACGGGCGGTAACTTCTTCACCGAGGAATACCAGAATTCCCGGCTGATGAAGGTGCCGTGCTACCACGTGCCGGACAGCTCGAACTTCTATGCCAAACCGATCGAGGGCCTGTTCGCCGTCTACGACATCGGCAAGAAGGAAGTGCTGCG
Encoded proteins:
- a CDS encoding TetR/AcrR family transcriptional regulator, with product MDETASTKAAVGRTGHGSIRGIREFVAPGGPEQEEGVFFGAAVASTKGRERVRQILDEALNIIVADGFEGLTLRSVARGAKITIGNLQHYFATHDDLLRATTRYILHNYLQEYDRLADLHKGDALHQFEATMRFLIEDCKDPRTNAIFFSLWALAQRNSFASEMMDLMYCDHRQSIEKQLAAINPHMPKDMRPIRAALIAVQIEGLMLLIAANRPKHAELRGIEEECLNQILRLAHSSE
- a CDS encoding aldehyde dehydrogenase family protein: MMEYRATIGGKPAPVGSDFAVLNPATGEKVGRAPNMGEAELDAAVAVGKAAFVSWSAQSDEALQAACAAVTAKIEEHAAELAEIITLEQGKPLNGLGSRWEIGGAVAWAGYTTGLSLPAKVLQDNAQGRVELHRKPLGVIGSITPWNFPVMIAIWHILPALRTGNTVVVKPSPYTPLSTLRLVEIMNEVLPPGVVNVVTGDDKAFNLGAAMSGHPDIRKIVFTGSCATGQKVMKSAAETMKRLTLEMGGNDAGIVLPDADPAKIAEGLFWGAFINNGQTCAAMKRLYVHESIHDAVCDALVAYTKNIPVGNGMDEASILGPIQNRMQFDKVSRLVADAKARGQVLIGGEPGEGLFFPPTIIAGLRNGDALVDEEQFGPALPVIRYSDVEEAIRLANDSPNGLGGSVWSSDSEAAKKVASRMACGSVWINKHGAIQPNAPFGGVKASGVGVEFAEEGLAEYTDIQVVFA